The Rubripirellula reticaptiva DNA window ATTACCGATTTGACGAGGTCGTCGGCATCGATGGTGATTCCGCCAGCGAGTGCAGCCAAGAGATCTTTCTGGTTCAGTAGGCACACGCCGAAGCGATAAAGAAGACGTTGCTGTTTCATCCAGTGCAACCAGTGGCATTACTCGCTGGCGGAACCGCGCAACGGATCTTTCGATAATGCCGTCACGACAGAAGCACTAAGCCGGGAGGCCGGACTCGTCTCTGAGTTGCCCATCAGCGCTGGCCGCGATGCTCAGTGATTGGCTCCGATGAACGCCCTAGTATCGGATTAGCCGGTGACAAAAGTGAGAACGGAAGTGGCGGATTTGTTCTTGAGTCCGGTTCAAATTGAATCGATTGGAATTCTCACCGAAGGGTGTGGGTGAGATTGGCCACGGGCCGATTCGGTTGGATGGCAATTGGGGTAGGTTGGATTCTTATGGGTGGGTGGAAAACGGTACTTTGTATGGTGCCACCCACCTTGCGTTGACTATCGGATTGGCTACGCCGTCACTGCTGTTGAAGGTGCAGACAACGCTAACGCGTTTGGCGCCCCGACGCAGACGGCAAACCAGACTCGAGCATGACCGGTCCCATGCCAGCGATGCGTGTCTTCTGTCCAATCGATTGAACAAAGTCCAGAGTTGATTGCGTCCGCGCCATTTGCTGATCGAAATAGTGAACTGAATTCGCTATAGCCGCTGACAGTCAGCCTATAAGTTGAAAAACCGAAAAAACGGATAGATTTCATCTACAACTGTTTGTTGATGTGAATGTGGATCGCTCCGGGCACGACTTCAAAATGAAGGGGTTCTTCATCGATCACTTCCCCGTCCATCGTGAATCGCATCGGGGGGTCAGATTGCAAGCGCAGAGAACGCGTTTGGCGGAAAATGACTTGATCACTGTCAAGAAAATCGCCGAGTAGATTGTTAGCGACAATCTCGACCATGTCGCCGATCGTGCCATCGCGAATAAAAATAACATCGATCAAACCATCAGTCGGAGACGCTTTCGGAGCGACCTCAATTCGCCCAGCGTTGGTTCTGCCGTTGGCAACAAGGACCGCCCAAGAATCGAGTTGAGTAAAGACTTCTGCGTCGCAGGTTGCGTTAATGCGGTAGCTTGTCATGTTGGGCAGGACATCGACTGCACCACGAATGTAGCTGAATGCTCCCCAACGGGATTTCATTTCGTCCGTCATCGCTTCGCTAACTCGAACACAATTGCCCCCCGCCGCGATGTTTGCGTAGTAACGCTGTAAGTTTCTGCCGCGGACACGGACAATGTCGACGGGTGCCGCTTCCTGGCCGAGCAAGTTTACTGCGGATGCAATGCTCTCTGGCACACAAAGTGTCCCAGCAAAATCGTTTGCGGTGCCAAGCGGGACAATGCCCATCGTCGGTCGGCGACGAGCGTCAATAGTCATTAACGAATTGACGACCGCGTTAACAGTCCCGTCACCGCCGGCTGCAACGACCGTTGCCAAGCTTTCAGCGGAGATGTGGCCAAGCTCTGTTCCCAAATCAGAAATTTCCGAAAGGTCGATCCATTGAGTTGATCGTTCCGCAAGTGTTTGCCGAAGTTCAGAGATTTCTGAGGCTCGGCCGGATCCCGAGTTCCAAACGATGGTTAGTGGCGACATAGGTGTTACGATGCCTTTGTTGGGTGTTCGTCAAGGTCGTTGAATCTGGCAGGTGGGCTCGCCGCTTCGATTGCGATAATTGGCTCGACAACTCGGCAGCGATTCTGAGCACCTTGAGGCACAAGCCACGAATCGCCAGTACGCAACGAGACAGTTTCGCCACCGAGACCAAGTTCGAGTGCGCCATCAATCATGTGGCCCATTATTTCGTAATCGCGGATAATCGCATCATTAGAATCGCTTGGATCTTGCTGCCAGCGGCGGAAGGAAACTTGCATACCAGTAGCAAGGTTTTGCCTGCCCATCGCGCCGCACTCAGCCGAGGCTTTGGGAGTGACTTGCGGGACAACCATCATTGGACCCCTTGTTGAGATTGAGGTAGTTTTTCTCCACGAGCTGTTAGCTTGAAAGCTGGACTTAGACGATCAGCTGGCAGCTTGTGCCAGCGTTGTAGAAAGCAAACGCTGTACCACGCCATTCGGATGGCGCGAGAATTCGGATGGCGCGAGAATTGCAGGAGAAGGTTCGTCGGGCAATCGACTTCGGTTGCTCTGTTAACGCCTTTCGAAAAAGGAAATCTGCGATGCGTGTGCTCATTGTGATCGTGGTCCTCGTGTTGATCTTAAGTCTCATTGGCTGGGTTCAGTTAAGTTCTCCTGATGGTGATCCCACGATCCGTGTGGATTCGGAGAAGGTCAAACGCGACGCTTCGGAGGTTGTTAAAAAATCGAAAGAAGCGATTGATCGAGCTGCCGAGAAGGTCGACGCCAGTATTGACCGTGAATCGCTTGAAACGT harbors:
- a CDS encoding diacylglycerol/lipid kinase family protein, which encodes MSPLTIVWNSGSGRASEISELRQTLAERSTQWIDLSEISDLGTELGHISAESLATVVAAGGDGTVNAVVNSLMTIDARRRPTMGIVPLGTANDFAGTLCVPESIASAVNLLGQEAAPVDIVRVRGRNLQRYYANIAAGGNCVRVSEAMTDEMKSRWGAFSYIRGAVDVLPNMTSYRINATCDAEVFTQLDSWAVLVANGRTNAGRIEVAPKASPTDGLIDVIFIRDGTIGDMVEIVANNLLGDFLDSDQVIFRQTRSLRLQSDPPMRFTMDGEVIDEEPLHFEVVPGAIHIHINKQL
- a CDS encoding cupin domain-containing protein yields the protein MMVVPQVTPKASAECGAMGRQNLATGMQVSFRRWQQDPSDSNDAIIRDYEIMGHMIDGALELGLGGETVSLRTGDSWLVPQGAQNRCRVVEPIIAIEAASPPARFNDLDEHPTKAS